The DNA segment CgttatctgttttttttcttcattacacATACTACTAATTCAAGTCAAGTCCTGATTTGCTTGTATGTGGTCAGTCTCCCCCACTAGGCCGTGAACTCCATCAGGACAGGGGTCTTTGTCcccacagtgtctggcacacagtaggtgcagagtaaatatttgctgaactacCAGACACTGGCCCCCATCTTGATGAAGTTGGAGACCCCTAAAACTCTCCCACTTCCACATCCAGCTCCCCAAAATCCTGTCACTGCTGTGACCTTGCCATGACCCTCATGGGTGCTCCCAACTGCCCCAGGCCACGCCGCTGTCCAAGTCCCACccccaggagacagagcagaCCCAGAGCCTTGGGGGCCGGTGGTTGTAAACAGTTTTATTGATGGGGGAGTGGGGGGCAAACTCCAGAGAGGGTCCAGGAATCAGCTGGCCACTCAGCTGGCATGCATGGTCAGCTGGAGGTCAAGGGGGAGGTCATAGGGGACGGGTGGCATGGGACCCTCTGACCACCCTGGGGCCATATTTACAGGGGGACCCGCCCACCTTTGCCGTCCCCTAGACCCCCGAGCCCTTAGACAGCTGCCAATATGACTTCTGGGCAAGCCCTCCCAACCCCCTGCCTGGAACCCTCTCCTCATCTCCTCATCTCCCCTCAAACTCCTAACCGGCACCTTGGAGGCCCCCCGGCCTTCTGGAAGCCCCGGCGTCGGCTCAGCCAACACCCAAGCCGCTGGGGCCTCTgctcacacacagacacgcacactgCACGTGGTCGCCCCCACGCGCACGCGGCAGCAGCCCTCGGGCACACACGcacgcctccctcccctccctggccccttgCACACAGACACggcatgcacacagacacacacacacacacacacacacacacacacacacacacacacgccggGGACCCAGGGCGAGGAGGGCCTTTGGGTGGGACGGGGAGCTTGGGTCTGCGGCCGTGCCCCCTCTTCCCACCGCCTCCAAGCCCCCGGCCGCCACCCCGAGAACGGAGTTGTGCAACTGGTTAGAAAACTGCAAAAGAAACGCAAAttggaaaacaaaccaaaaaaacccacgcGCAGAAGGTCAACCTCAAATCCACAGCACATTCCTCCCGCCCGCCCACCCCGGTCCGCCTCAGTGTCCTGCGGCCCCGGGGGGGCcgggcaagggggtggggggcgagcCCGTTGTGCTTCCGTGCGGCGGAGGGGGGCCCCGACGCGGCCGGGCTGGACGGGGTCAGGGGGAGCTGAGCACCCACTCGGAGCTGGCCCGGGCCCTCGCTCCTGGTTCCCGTGGCTGGCACCGCCGAGGCGCGGGGGCCCCGGCCTAGGGCACGGGGGGCGCAGTCCTGTCCGGGCCCCCGTACGCGAGGAGGTGGGCCAAGTCCGTGCCGGGCCGGGCGTGGCGGCCGCGGGGCCGGGCCTCGCCGCTGTTGATCGTGTGCGTGCGGCGCAGCGCGGCGGCGGGCGGGCCGTGCGCGGCCGGCCTCCGGAGGCTGCCCGTGGGCGGCGGGCTCCAGGGCCGAGGGAGGCCGTCGGCGGCGGAGCTCGGGTCCGAGGGGCCCGTGGGCGCCGACACCACCCGCCGGCGGTTCGGGCTGGCGTGGGGGGTGAGCGGGAAGTCGCTGTGCGAGGCGCGGCCGGGCCGCGCGGTGAAGAGGCGGCCGTCGGGGGCCGGCTCGCCGGGCGCGGGGGGCGGCTCGGGGGCGCGGGCGGGcgccagcagcagcagcgagGACGAGGCGGAGGCCGAGAGCAGCGCGTGGCCGTGCTCCCAGGCGCGGGGGCCCAGCGCgtgcggggccggggcgggcagGCGCTTCTGCGGCAGCGGCGTCTGCTCTGGCGTGGGCAGCAGCCCGGAGTCCAGGTCGTGCGGGCCGCCCTGCAGCAGCGTGGCCTTGGCCCACCCGTTCTGCATCAGGGGCGCCAGCAGGGCCTCGGGAGGGCCCCccgtgccgccgccgccgcctgcgcCCCGGCCCCCGGGCCCGCCCGCTCGGCGCTCGCCCAGGCGGCTGACGCTCAGCACGGCCTCGCCGCCCCCGTGCGCCAGGATGGCCTCCTTGTCCTTGCGGCGGGCCAGCTCGCGCCTCTCGCGGAGGCCCAGGTACCAGCCCACGCTGAAGCCGGACACCACGGCGCCCACCACGAAGGCCGCCACCGACGACGTCACCAGCAGGTTCACTGACACCAGCCCCGCGCGCTCCTCCGAGAGGCTGGCCCGCAAGAGTCCTGGCCGGGAGGGCCGCGTGAGAGGGGCCGGCGGGGTCGCTCCCCGGCGCACCTCCCGCGGCCTCAGGCTTGGCTGTCCACCCAACTGGCTGTCCGTCTCTCTGCTTCGTGGCGTCCCTCTGTCCTTTCCAGAGCCCCTCTCCTGTCTGTCCGGCCCCTGGCATCTGTCTTCTCAGAGTTTGCCCAGCTGCCTGTCTCTGCCCCTTGGGGTCTGTCTGTCCTTTTCCCACCTCCCTAAGTGGAAGTGGgaccctctgcccttccccagccctggcagATGCCAGTCACCCTGCCTATCTGGGCATGGGCAGCAAACGGCGTGAGAACCCTGGAGGACCAGGATTTAGAGTTCccaggcctcctccccacccctcccctccacttaCCTGTGCAGTCCCCTAAGCCTGAGGTGCTGGCCCCAGACACGTCCTGCTCAAAGGTGGCTCTgatggggggagggcagagaggtgcaGTCAGCAGAAGCCCCTCTCTCAGAGCTGTGGTTGGCGGTGGGGGGATTCCCCGATCATCAGGTGGGTCAAacaccctccccatcctccctcttccccagtaCCTGGTGCCGGGGCTGAGGAAGATGCAGGAACCATCGGGGGTCCACCCGCAGTAGGGGTCCTGACTGCCAATACAGTTCCTAGAGCAGACAAGGGACCCGGTGGGCAGATCAACCACCATTCCTTCTGAGGCACCTCCTACTGTCACCACTGGGAGTTCTCAAGACATATCTTTGAGGTGGGGGCTACTCATTCCccatttttcaaattagaaaactgaagcttaggaAAGTTTGCTTTTGCccaagtgacagagccaggcctggagccTAGGCAGGCTTGCCCCAGTCCGTGGTTTGGGTCTGTGCAATGGCATCATTATTGCTAAGATGGCGTGGGTGGAGTGCTTCATGGGGAGGGCACACACTGAGTCCAGAAGTGTGCCAGTATTTTATCTGCATCTGATTTTGCCACCCATTTTAGAGGCAGATGAACGGCCACCTCTCTGGTCCCTAGATTCTGCTCCTGATGCTCTTAAAAATGTCAGTCACAtcccatccctgccctgcccacagccTTCCATGGCTCCCACCTCCCTCGGGGTAAAATTCCAagtcctccacccaccccacaaGGCTCTGCACGAcctgccccatcccctccctgccctcacctcttccctgtctcccctTCACTCTGCTCCAGACACACAGGCCACCCCGCTGTTCCTCCAATACAACCAGGCCCAGTCCTGCCCTAGGGCCTTTGCACgggctgtgccctctgccctgCTCATCGTTCAATGAGTCAGGATGCTGTTGGGTCCTGGACTTGAACTTGGCTTTCCCCCTCTTCCATGCTCATCTCCCCTAGCTTCCCCTCTCCACAGCTGGCCCAGGGGGCACTCACTTCATGCATCCTGAGTACTGCTGGCAGCGCGCCACAGGCACTCGGACCACACAGCGGGGGAAGGCCGCCAGCAGGCCACCCGAGGCTGAATCCAGCTCCAGGCTCAGCAGCCGCTGCCCCGTCTCAGCACTGCCAGACCATCCACACCTGGAGGTGAGCAGATTGGTAAGACTCTAGGGGCACGCCCTATCTGCTGCCTGCTGGCCCTGCCTCTCGGCCTCTGCCCAGCCTCACCTGTCCGGCCTGTAGGTCTCAAACTCCTCCAGGAAGACACTGGGCCCGGCAGTGCCCGAGGCGCTGGCGTTGGGCCAGACAAGGAACTTGAGGACAGTGCCCGCCTCGGAGCCCAGGAAGACGACAGTCTGGTTGCCCCAGGGGCCAGCGCCAACGTCCACAGCCACTCGTGTCAGCTGGTGCCTGCAGCCAGGGTGGGGCAGAGGTCAGGCTGCCTCGCAGGCCCTGGGGTCCCCCGGGCACACTCAGAGACACCACCCACGCCAGGCAACGTGGGCATGGGCGTGGCTACCCAGGTGCACATCGTGGAGAGAAATAGACCCCCAACCCCATCTCCTACCAGTGTGCCTGTCTCTCCGTGTCCccttccatctctctgtctctgagtgtctccctccctgtctcaGCTCTATCTTCCTCcgttttctgtctctctctctctcaggattTGTGGCTCTTGTTTGCTCGATCTCTTTCCGtcactctgtgtctctctccatcttctccatctcctccgtctccatcttttttttttttttagtctctttattttttggggggggagggtaattaggcttgtttgtttatttatttatcaaatggaggtactgggaatagaaccccggacctcgtgcatgctaagcacacgctctgccactgagctacactctcctgCCTCTCCGACTCCATCTTTCTGGGCAGCCCCGGAGCCACATGCTCAGCTTTCTTGAGTGTCTGGCTCTCCACCTTCCCCTCGTGTCAGAAGTTGGCCCtgtcctccctcttctcccaccagcctggcctgggctctCATCCCTACCCAGACCTGGCCACCAGGATCCCAGCCACGTGGAGGGACTGACCGCATCAGAGTCCGAACAATCCAGGGAGCATGGCCCAGCGAGGGCACTGCCTCGTCCATCAGGGGGTGCGTCTTGACAAAGTTGAGGATCTCGTCGGGGAAAGCGCTGGACGCATTGTACTGCATGCCAGGAGCCGCACAGCACCCGGGCCTGGGTGGGGATGTGGAGGTGGTCAGGGTGGATGCTGAGGCCCCCCACATAGGGGCTCTGATTCACCAGGGGACCTGCTGCCCTGCCCaaagggcctcagtttcccccatctGCATAATAGGTATAGCTGAACTCAGCAACAGCTAAATAACTGCCTGGAAGTCCCAGGGTCAGGATCCTACCCCAGCACCTAACTCAGGATTGAGGGGGCTCTCACCGGGGCCGTGGCACCTGATCCTCCGGCACGGGTGTCCAGATGGACTCAGGGGACTTCTGCTCACGGAAGCGGCCTTCAAACACGGCAGCCACCTGTGCCATGTCAAAGGCACAGACTGCCGagccagggatgctggggaggaaGAGAGTAAGATGAAAGGGAGTGGTGAGcccagcgggggggggggggcgccacCCTGGGGAAGCACGTGGAGGAGCATTTGTCCTCTGAGCTGGAAGGCGTTCAGGCCCCTGGGCCAGGCATTGCTGCTCACTTGTCCAGTCCACCTGAACAGTTCTCTGCTAGGACCATAGTTCAGCCCCTCCCTGGACCCCACTGTCACTTGCCTGGTCATCCAGTCTTCCAGGAGCCACTATTGCCTCCTTTCAACCCATTCCCCGGGGGGCTTTTCAAAAATGCAAACCTTGCCCTTTtctgctcctcactctcccaTGGCTCCGTAGTGCTCTCAGGGTAAAATCCAggctcctccccacagcccaTCACCTCCCTGCCTTCATATGCTCCTCTCTCCCCCTTGctccctccactccagccacatgGGCCTCCTTCCAACTGTTTAAACATATCAAGCTCGTtgcagcctcagggcctttgcacatgctattcctcCAACTTGGAACacttccctcttcctccatctcacaCCCATTGATGCCTAGTTCCaatgtcccctcctcc comes from the Camelus dromedarius isolate mCamDro1 chromosome 27, mCamDro1.pat, whole genome shotgun sequence genome and includes:
- the SEMA6B gene encoding semaphorin-6B isoform X1, encoding MWTPRAPPPQPALLLLLLLLGGARGLFPEEPPPLSVAPRDYLNHYPVFVGLGPGHLTLSEGADDLNIQRVLRVNRTLFIGDRDNLYRVELEPPTSTELRYQRKLTWRSNPSDINVCRMKGKQEGECRNFVKVLLLRDESTLFVCGSNAFNPVCANYSMDTLQPIGDNISGMARCPYDPKHANVALFSEGMLFTATVTDFLAIDAVIYRSLGDRPTLRTVKHDSKWFKEPYFVHAVEWGSHIYFFFREIAMEFNYLEKVVVSRVARVCKNDVGGSPRVLEKQWTSFLKARLNCSVPGDSHFYFNVLRAVTAVVSLGGRPVVLAVFSTPSNSIPGSAVCAFDMAQVAAVFEGRFREQKSPESIWTPVPEDQVPRPRPGCCAAPGMQYNASSAFPDEILNFVKTHPLMDEAVPSLGHAPWIVRTLMRHQLTRVAVDVGAGPWGNQTVVFLGSEAGTVLKFLVWPNASASGTAGPSVFLEEFETYRPDRCGWSGSAETGQRLLSLELDSASGGLLAAFPRCVVRVPVARCQQYSGCMKNCIGSQDPYCGWTPDGSCIFLSPGTRATFEQDVSGASTSGLGDCTGLLRASLSEERAGLVSVNLLVTSSVAAFVVGAVVSGFSVGWYLGLRERRELARRKDKEAILAHGGGEAVLSVSRLGERRAGGPGGRGAGGGGGTGGPPEALLAPLMQNGWAKATLLQGGPHDLDSGLLPTPEQTPLPQKRLPAPAPHALGPRAWEHGHALLSASASSSLLLLAPARAPEPPPAPGEPAPDGRLFTARPGRASHSDFPLTPHASPNRRRVVSAPTGPSDPSSAADGLPRPWSPPPTGSLRRPAAHGPPAAALRRTHTINSGEARPRGRHARPGTDLAHLLAYGGPDRTAPPVP
- the SEMA6B gene encoding semaphorin-6B isoform X2 — its product is MWTPRAPPPQPALLLLLLLLGGARGLFPEEPPPLSVAPRDYLNHYPVFVGLGPGHLTLSEGADDLNIQRVLRVNRTLFIGDRDNLYRVELEPPTSTELRYQRKLTWRSNPSDINVCRMKGKQEVLLLRDESTLFVCGSNAFNPVCANYSMDTLQPIGDNISGMARCPYDPKHANVALFSEGMLFTATVTDFLAIDAVIYRSLGDRPTLRTVKHDSKWFKEPYFVHAVEWGSHIYFFFREIAMEFNYLEKVVVSRVARVCKNDVGGSPRVLEKQWTSFLKARLNCSVPGDSHFYFNVLRAVTAVVSLGGRPVVLAVFSTPSNSIPGSAVCAFDMAQVAAVFEGRFREQKSPESIWTPVPEDQVPRPRPGCCAAPGMQYNASSAFPDEILNFVKTHPLMDEAVPSLGHAPWIVRTLMRHQLTRVAVDVGAGPWGNQTVVFLGSEAGTVLKFLVWPNASASGTAGPSVFLEEFETYRPDRCGWSGSAETGQRLLSLELDSASGGLLAAFPRCVVRVPVARCQQYSGCMKNCIGSQDPYCGWTPDGSCIFLSPGTRATFEQDVSGASTSGLGDCTGLLRASLSEERAGLVSVNLLVTSSVAAFVVGAVVSGFSVGWYLGLRERRELARRKDKEAILAHGGGEAVLSVSRLGERRAGGPGGRGAGGGGGTGGPPEALLAPLMQNGWAKATLLQGGPHDLDSGLLPTPEQTPLPQKRLPAPAPHALGPRAWEHGHALLSASASSSLLLLAPARAPEPPPAPGEPAPDGRLFTARPGRASHSDFPLTPHASPNRRRVVSAPTGPSDPSSAADGLPRPWSPPPTGSLRRPAAHGPPAAALRRTHTINSGEARPRGRHARPGTDLAHLLAYGGPDRTAPPVP